A region of Leifsonia xyli DNA encodes the following proteins:
- a CDS encoding sulfurtransferase, with product MTITTSEAARHFAAKLQFETDPSDVKAAMDAGERFVLVDSRGEAAWRQGRVEGAIHLPTSEIADRAPELIAPGTPVVVYCWGPGCNGSTRAALAFSLLGYEVREMIGGFEYWAREGLSVVDDAGPVVRAIDDLTAPLGAIDCAC from the coding sequence ATGACGATCACGACCTCCGAAGCCGCCCGCCACTTCGCCGCGAAGCTCCAGTTCGAGACGGATCCCTCTGATGTGAAGGCGGCCATGGACGCAGGGGAGCGCTTCGTACTGGTCGATTCCCGGGGCGAGGCGGCCTGGCGGCAGGGACGCGTGGAAGGCGCCATCCACCTGCCGACGTCCGAGATCGCCGACCGCGCGCCCGAGCTCATCGCCCCGGGCACGCCGGTCGTCGTGTACTGCTGGGGCCCGGGATGCAACGGGTCGACGCGTGCAGCGCTCGCCTTCTCCCTGCTCGGTTACGAGGTGCGCGAGATGATCGGCGGCTTCGAGTACTGGGCGCGCGAGGGACTGTCGGTCGTGGACGACGCCGGCCCCGTCGTGCGGGCGATCGACGACCTCACGGCACCGCTCGGTGCGATCGACTGCGCGTGCTGA
- a CDS encoding DNA lyase, producing the protein MPELPEVTALAADLDRRLTGRVIDRLGIVAFSALKTFDPPADALHDLTISGVTRHGKFLDIAAGELHVIIHLARAGWIRWRDKPPPPPTGRLGKGPLAARLVLDDGSGLDITEAGTKKSLAIYVVADPSEVPGIARLGPDPLEAAFTEAVFAGILAAQGRAQIKGVLRNQSLIAGIGNAYSDEILHVAKMSPYKPANMGPDDVARLYEAVQSTLREALARADGLAASELKSEKKSNLRVHGRTGEACPVCGDTIRQVIFHDSTFQYCPTCQTGGKPLADRVLSRLLK; encoded by the coding sequence ATGCCCGAACTGCCGGAAGTCACCGCCCTCGCCGCCGACCTCGACCGCCGGCTGACGGGTCGTGTCATCGATCGGCTCGGCATCGTTGCGTTCTCGGCGCTGAAGACCTTCGACCCGCCCGCCGACGCCCTGCACGACCTGACGATCAGCGGCGTCACCCGGCACGGCAAGTTCCTCGACATCGCCGCGGGCGAGCTGCACGTCATCATCCACCTCGCCCGCGCCGGCTGGATCCGCTGGCGCGACAAGCCCCCGCCCCCGCCCACTGGTCGCTTGGGCAAGGGACCACTGGCCGCGCGGCTCGTCCTCGACGACGGTTCGGGCCTCGACATCACCGAGGCCGGCACCAAGAAGAGCCTCGCGATCTACGTCGTCGCCGATCCCTCGGAGGTGCCGGGGATCGCCCGACTGGGCCCGGACCCGCTCGAAGCCGCGTTCACGGAGGCGGTCTTCGCCGGCATCCTCGCCGCGCAGGGCCGCGCCCAGATCAAGGGAGTGCTGCGCAACCAGTCCCTCATCGCCGGGATCGGCAACGCGTACTCGGACGAGATCCTGCACGTCGCCAAGATGTCCCCGTACAAGCCGGCCAACATGGGGCCGGACGATGTCGCCCGCCTCTACGAGGCCGTCCAGTCGACGCTGCGCGAAGCACTCGCGCGGGCGGATGGCCTCGCCGCGTCGGAGCTCAAGAGCGAGAAGAAGTCGAACCTCCGCGTCCACGGACGCACGGGCGAAGCGTGCCCGGTGTGCGGGGACACGATCCGGCAGGTCATCTTCCACGATTCGACGTTCCAGTACTGCCCCACGTGCCAGACCGGCGGCAAACCCCTCGCCGACCGGGTCCTGAGCCGGCTGCTCAAATAG
- a CDS encoding ArsR family transcriptional regulator, giving the protein MAVTLPFTADSVDRALLAELQRDGRQSVAELARRVHMSNSAVAERIRRLEEAGVIAGYRAVVDPDRLGYGILAFLRLRYPSSQYQPLHDLLADIPEVVEAHHVTGDDCFILKVVATSMRHLEQVSGRVGTLGSVTTSVSYSSPFPTRPIVPPQE; this is encoded by the coding sequence ATGGCCGTCACTCTTCCGTTCACCGCCGACAGCGTCGATCGGGCGCTTCTCGCCGAGCTCCAGCGGGACGGCCGACAGTCCGTCGCCGAGCTCGCTCGCCGCGTCCACATGTCGAACAGCGCGGTCGCCGAGCGCATCCGTCGACTCGAGGAGGCCGGGGTGATCGCGGGCTACCGCGCGGTGGTCGACCCGGATCGGCTCGGGTACGGCATCCTGGCGTTCCTGCGCCTGCGCTACCCGAGCAGCCAGTACCAGCCGCTGCACGACCTGCTGGCCGATATCCCGGAGGTTGTCGAGGCGCACCATGTCACGGGGGACGACTGCTTCATCCTGAAGGTCGTCGCGACGTCGATGCGTCACCTTGAGCAGGTGAGCGGACGAGTCGGAACCCTGGGGAGCGTGACGACGAGCGTCTCGTACTCGAGCCCGTTCCCGACACGGCCGATCGTGCCGCCACAGGAGTGA
- a CDS encoding DNA gyrase subunit A gives MTDEENVSGDGAGFGIHGRIDQVDLQSEMQRSYLDYAMSVIIGRALPEVRDGLKPVHRRVIYAMFDGGYRPDKAFSKCARVVGDVMGQFHPHGDTAIYDALVRLVQPWSLRYPLALGQGNFGSPGNDGAAAPRYTETKMAPLALEMVRDIDEETVDFHDNYDGRTQEPAVLPSRFPNLLVNGSVGIAVGMATNIPPHNLREVAAGALWHLENPDASREELLEELIKRIKGPDFPTGAQILGTKGIHDAYRTGRGSITMRAVVNIEEIQGRVCLVVTELPYQVNPDNLAIKIADLVKEGRIGGIADIRDETSGRTGQRLVIVLKRDAVAKVVLNNLYKHTQLQENFGANMLAIVDNVPRTLSLDGFITAWVAHQIDVIVRRTRFRLRKAEERAHILRGYLKALDALDEVIALIRRSATVDDAREGLKSLLEVDDVQADAILAMQLRRLAALERQKIMEEAEAIEKQIAEYHAILDDPARQRTIVSEELTEIVDRFGDDRRTEIMFGYDGDMSMEDLIPEEEMVVTVTRGGYIKRTRSDNYRSQHRGGKGVKGAQLRGEDVVDHFFVTTTHHWLLFFTNQGRVYRAKTYEVQEAGRDAKGQHVANLLALQPDEEIAEILDIRDYEAAKYLVLATREGLIKKTALSEYDTNRTGGIIAIKLREGDELVSALLVEEDSDLLLVSRKGMSIRFRASDEALRPMGRSTSGVIGMHFRGEDSLLDASVVSDEGYVFVVTEGGYAKRTSADQYRLQNRGGLGIKVAKLNDDRGDLVGALIVGEDDEVLVVLASGKVVRSAVAEVPAKGRDTMGVVFARFAESDKIIALAKNTERDLESSSPAEEAEAVGKEETVDEQ, from the coding sequence CGAAGAGAACGTGTCGGGCGACGGAGCCGGCTTCGGCATCCACGGCAGGATCGACCAGGTCGACCTGCAGTCGGAGATGCAGCGGTCGTACCTCGACTACGCGATGTCGGTCATCATCGGCCGCGCACTGCCGGAGGTCCGCGACGGACTGAAGCCGGTGCACCGCCGCGTGATCTATGCGATGTTCGACGGCGGATACCGCCCGGACAAGGCGTTCTCCAAGTGCGCCCGCGTTGTCGGCGATGTGATGGGCCAGTTCCACCCGCACGGCGACACGGCGATCTACGACGCGCTCGTCCGCCTCGTCCAGCCATGGAGCCTCCGTTACCCGCTCGCCCTCGGCCAGGGCAACTTCGGATCGCCGGGCAACGATGGCGCCGCCGCACCCCGGTACACCGAGACGAAGATGGCTCCCCTCGCGCTCGAGATGGTGCGCGACATCGACGAGGAGACCGTCGACTTCCATGACAACTACGACGGCCGCACGCAGGAGCCGGCCGTTCTTCCCAGCCGCTTCCCGAATCTGCTGGTCAATGGCTCGGTCGGCATCGCGGTCGGCATGGCCACGAACATCCCTCCGCACAACCTGCGCGAGGTCGCGGCGGGCGCCCTGTGGCACCTCGAGAACCCGGACGCCTCGCGCGAGGAGCTGCTCGAAGAGCTCATCAAGCGGATCAAGGGCCCGGACTTCCCGACCGGAGCGCAGATCCTCGGCACCAAGGGCATCCACGACGCGTACCGCACCGGTCGCGGCTCGATCACGATGCGCGCGGTGGTCAACATCGAGGAGATCCAGGGTCGGGTCTGCCTCGTCGTCACCGAGCTGCCGTACCAGGTCAACCCGGACAACTTGGCGATCAAGATCGCCGACCTGGTCAAGGAGGGCCGCATCGGCGGCATCGCGGACATCCGCGACGAGACCTCCGGACGCACAGGCCAGCGCCTCGTCATCGTGCTCAAGCGCGACGCGGTCGCCAAGGTCGTGCTGAACAACCTGTACAAGCACACGCAGCTGCAGGAGAACTTCGGCGCGAACATGCTCGCGATCGTGGACAATGTGCCTCGCACGCTCTCGCTCGATGGTTTCATCACCGCGTGGGTCGCCCACCAGATCGATGTCATCGTCCGCCGCACCCGATTCCGTCTGCGCAAGGCGGAGGAGCGGGCGCACATCCTGCGGGGCTACCTCAAGGCGCTGGATGCTCTGGACGAGGTCATCGCCCTCATCCGCCGGTCGGCCACGGTCGACGACGCGCGCGAGGGTCTGAAGAGCCTGCTCGAGGTCGACGACGTTCAGGCGGACGCCATCCTCGCGATGCAGCTGCGCCGACTGGCCGCCCTCGAGCGCCAGAAGATCATGGAGGAGGCCGAGGCGATCGAGAAGCAGATCGCCGAGTACCACGCGATCCTCGACGACCCGGCGCGTCAGCGCACCATCGTGAGCGAAGAGCTCACCGAGATCGTCGACCGCTTCGGCGACGACCGCCGCACCGAGATCATGTTCGGCTACGACGGCGATATGAGCATGGAAGACCTGATTCCCGAAGAGGAGATGGTCGTCACAGTCACGCGCGGGGGGTACATCAAGCGCACGCGCAGCGACAACTACCGCAGCCAGCACCGTGGCGGCAAGGGCGTCAAGGGCGCACAGCTGCGCGGTGAGGATGTGGTCGACCACTTCTTCGTGACCACCACGCACCATTGGCTCCTGTTCTTCACCAACCAGGGGCGCGTCTACCGTGCGAAGACCTACGAGGTACAGGAGGCCGGCCGCGACGCCAAGGGTCAGCATGTCGCCAACCTGCTCGCCCTGCAGCCGGATGAGGAGATCGCCGAGATCCTCGACATCCGCGACTACGAGGCGGCCAAGTACCTGGTGCTGGCGACGCGCGAGGGTCTCATCAAGAAGACCGCGCTGTCGGAGTACGACACCAACCGCACCGGCGGGATCATCGCGATCAAGCTGCGCGAGGGCGACGAGCTCGTGTCGGCGCTGCTGGTGGAGGAGGACTCCGACCTCCTGCTCGTGTCGCGCAAGGGCATGTCGATCCGCTTCAGGGCTTCCGACGAGGCGCTGCGACCGATGGGCCGCTCCACCTCCGGTGTGATCGGCATGCACTTCCGCGGTGAGGACAGCCTGCTCGACGCATCGGTCGTCTCCGACGAGGGCTATGTCTTCGTCGTGACCGAGGGCGGGTACGCGAAGCGCACCTCGGCCGACCAGTACCGACTGCAGAACCGCGGCGGTCTGGGCATCAAGGTGGCCAAGCTGAACGACGATCGTGGTGACCTGGTGGGCGCGCTCATCGTCGGCGAGGACGACGAGGTCCTTGTGGTTCTTGCCAGCGGCAAGGTGGTACGCTCTGCCGTGGCCGAGGTACCCGCCAAGGGCCGTGACACCATGGGTGTCGTCTTTGCACGTTTCGCCGAGTCGGACAAGATCATCGCTCTGGCGAAGAACACCGAACGCGACCTCGAGTCCTCCAGTCCCGCGGAGGAAGCCGAGGCGGTCGGGAAGGAAGAAACCGTAGATGAGCAGTAG
- a CDS encoding peptidylprolyl isomerase: protein MSKHTAVATLHTNYGDIKVNLFGNHAPKTVRNFEGLATGEIEWTHPATGEKTNAPLYNGVVFHRIIPGFMIQGGDPLGQGVGGPGYQFDDEINPELDFTQPYILAMANAGVQGGRGTNGSQFFITVAPTTWLQGKHTIFGEVADDASRKIVDKLAEVPTDARDRPLDDVVIESIDIEQV from the coding sequence ATGTCTAAGCACACCGCTGTCGCCACGCTCCACACTAACTACGGAGACATCAAGGTCAACCTCTTCGGCAATCACGCGCCGAAGACGGTCCGCAACTTCGAGGGCCTGGCGACGGGCGAGATCGAGTGGACGCATCCCGCCACCGGCGAGAAGACGAACGCTCCTCTCTATAACGGTGTGGTCTTCCACCGCATCATCCCCGGCTTCATGATCCAGGGCGGCGACCCGCTCGGTCAGGGCGTCGGCGGCCCGGGCTACCAGTTCGACGACGAGATCAACCCGGAGCTCGATTTCACCCAGCCGTACATCCTCGCGATGGCGAACGCCGGCGTCCAGGGCGGCCGCGGCACGAACGGCTCGCAGTTCTTCATCACGGTCGCCCCGACCACCTGGCTGCAGGGCAAGCACACGATCTTCGGCGAGGTCGCGGACGACGCGTCGCGCAAGATCGTCGACAAGCTGGCCGAGGTTCCGACCGACGCGCGCGACCGGCCGCTGGACGACGTGGTCATCGAGTCGATCGACATCGAGCAGGTCTGA